The region ACAAGGCGATTGCCGGCGGTGCGGTGGTCGCGAGCAACCAAGGCGATGTCAAGAACGCCCTGTCCGCGGCGGCAAAGACCCTGGAAGCCCGATACGAGGCGCCGCTGCTCGCCCATGGCACCATGGAGCCGATGACCTGCGCCGTGCAGATCACGGCCGGTGGCTGCGACGTCTGGGTGGGCACGCAAGTGATCGCCCGGGTCCAGGCGGCAGTTGCCGAGGCCATTGGTCTTCCGGCCGACAAGGTGCGCGTGCACAACTTCCTGATGGGCGGCGCCTTCGGTCGCCGGCTGGAGACGGACTACGCCGTGCAGGCAGCCAGGATCGCCAGGCAGGCCGGCGTACCCGTCAAGGTCATGTGGACGCGCGAGGAGGACTTCCAGCACGACGCCTTTCGTCCGCACTACGTCGACTGGCTCTCGGCCGGACTCGATGCCAATGGCATGCCCACGGCCTTCTCGCACCGCGTCGCCGCTTCCAGCGTGATGGCCCGCTGGACACCGGCCTGGTTCGTCAATGGGCTCGACCCCGATGCGGTCGACGGCGCCGCCGGGCCTTACAAATTCCCCAACCAGCTCATCGAATACAGCCGCGCGGAACCCCCGGCGGGATTGATGACCGGGTGGTGGCGCGGTGTCGGCGTTACCCACAATGCCTTCGTGGTCGAAAGCTTCGTCGATGAGATGGCCGAGGCGGCTGGCAAGGACCCTGTGGCGTTCCGCCGGCGCCTGCTGGCGGAATCGCCCGGGCGATGGCCGTCCTCGACCTTGCGGCCGAGAAGGCCGGCTGGGGCACGCCGATGCCTGCCGGACAGGCGCGCGGCGTCTCGCTGATCCTGCTCTTTGGCACCTACACGGCGCAGGTGGCCGAAATCTCGGTCGACGCCCGGGGCGAGGTTCGGCTCGACCGTGTCGTCTGCGCGGTCGATTGCGGGCGGGTCGTCAATCCCGACGGTGCCAAGGCGCAGATCGAGGGCGGCATCATCTTTGGCGCCAGCGCGGCGCTCTACAATGCGGTCGACATCGAGCAGGGGCAGATCGTGCAGACCAACTTCGACACCTACCGGGTCATGCGGATCGACGAGGCGCCCACGATCGAGGTCTATTTTGTCGACAGCGATCAGCCGCCCACCGGCACTGGCGAGCCCGGCACGGCGGCGATCGCCGGGGCCATCGCCA is a window of Oleomonas cavernae DNA encoding:
- a CDS encoding molybdopterin cofactor-binding domain-containing protein, which translates into the protein MPAGQARGVSLILLFGTYTAQVAEISVDARGEVRLDRVVCAVDCGRVVNPDGAKAQIEGGIIFGASAALYNAVDIEQGQIVQTNFDTYRVMRIDEAPTIEVYFVDSDQPPTGTGEPGTAAIAGAIANAVSAATGKRLRKLPVDRRAIDG